In Kitasatospora sp. NA04385, a single genomic region encodes these proteins:
- a CDS encoding DoxX family protein gives MTSLHRKDLGLLALRAAVGGVLFAHGTQKLFGWFGGAGPEGTAQAMEHMGFLPGERSARAAGLGEAGGGALLAIGLATPAAGSVVAGTMAGAVSVHAPAGFFAHGGGYEYPALLGACGLALGVAGAGRYSVDAALGHRLARPWMGVLAFAASALGAASVLARRQDEVRRREARAADEADREDGTGLS, from the coding sequence ATGACCAGTCTGCACCGCAAGGACCTCGGACTGCTGGCGCTGCGCGCGGCCGTCGGCGGCGTCCTGTTCGCGCACGGGACCCAGAAACTGTTCGGCTGGTTCGGCGGTGCCGGGCCGGAGGGCACCGCCCAGGCGATGGAGCACATGGGCTTCCTCCCCGGCGAGCGCAGCGCCCGGGCCGCGGGCCTGGGCGAGGCGGGCGGCGGCGCGCTGCTCGCGATCGGCCTGGCCACCCCCGCGGCCGGCTCGGTCGTCGCCGGGACGATGGCCGGCGCGGTCTCCGTGCACGCCCCGGCGGGCTTCTTCGCGCACGGCGGGGGCTACGAGTACCCGGCCCTGCTGGGCGCCTGCGGCCTGGCCCTGGGGGTGGCCGGTGCGGGCCGCTACTCGGTGGACGCCGCGCTGGGGCACCGGCTGGCCCGCCCGTGGATGGGCGTGCTGGCCTTCGCGGCGAGCGCGCTGGGCGCGGCCTCGGTGCTGGCCCGCCGACAGGACGAGGTGCGCCGCCGGGAGGCGCGGGCCGCGGACGAGGCGGACCGCGAGGACGGCACCGGGCTCTCCTGA
- a CDS encoding barstar family protein: MPTAPQPPEYVLHGERVTDEPSLWAELGRAVGAPDGYYGRNLDALADCLRGGFGPEPPFVLVWRRAMVSAQALTRRVTGPDEEERSYFDAVLDVLRQGGATVRLR; this comes from the coding sequence ATGCCCACCGCACCGCAGCCGCCCGAGTACGTCCTGCACGGCGAGCGGGTCACCGACGAACCCTCGCTCTGGGCCGAACTGGGCCGCGCCGTCGGGGCCCCCGACGGCTACTACGGCCGCAACCTGGACGCCCTGGCCGACTGCCTGCGCGGCGGCTTCGGCCCCGAGCCGCCGTTCGTCCTGGTCTGGCGGCGGGCGATGGTCTCCGCCCAGGCGCTGACCCGCCGGGTGACCGGGCCGGACGAGGAGGAGCGCTCCTACTTCGACGCGGTCCTCGACGTGCTGCGCCAGGGTGGCGCCACCGTCCGGCTGCGCTGA
- a CDS encoding MarC family protein produces the protein MSAFTFSTVFVTFFAVVGPPKVLLAFAQLSQRRTPAELRKLTLVSSLVAAVVSLVLAYGADFMAALFHISDQSLQIAGGVIFFIYAVALVLGVHLGGGKEGEHLANPLADGIRELLLPYVASPLAITALLVESLTRDTLGWHSTVAAMYVAVIAVDCVCVLLLAPLLRASRRTSLEVLSRLLGLLLAAVGVEMVLYGLESLGVHLAESPNGH, from the coding sequence ATGTCGGCGTTCACCTTCAGCACCGTCTTCGTCACCTTCTTCGCCGTGGTCGGCCCGCCGAAGGTGCTGCTCGCGTTCGCCCAGCTCAGCCAGCGCCGGACCCCGGCCGAACTGCGGAAGCTGACCCTGGTCTCCTCGCTGGTGGCGGCCGTGGTCAGCCTGGTGCTGGCCTACGGCGCGGACTTCATGGCCGCGCTGTTCCACATCTCCGACCAGTCGCTGCAGATCGCCGGCGGGGTGATCTTCTTCATCTACGCGGTGGCCCTGGTCCTGGGCGTCCACCTCGGCGGCGGCAAGGAGGGCGAGCACCTGGCCAACCCCTTGGCCGACGGCATCCGCGAGCTGCTGCTGCCGTACGTGGCCAGCCCGCTGGCGATCACCGCGCTGCTGGTCGAGTCGCTGACCCGGGACACCCTGGGCTGGCACTCCACGGTCGCCGCCATGTACGTCGCGGTGATCGCGGTGGACTGCGTCTGCGTGCTGCTGCTGGCCCCGCTGCTGCGGGCCAGCCGGCGCACCTCGCTGGAGGTGCTGTCCCGGCTGCTGGGGCTGCTGCTGGCGGCGGTCGGCGTGGAGATGGTGCTGTACGGGCTGGAGAGCCTGGGCGTGCACCTGGCCGAGTCGCCGAACGGCCACTGA
- a CDS encoding Lrp/AsnC family transcriptional regulator, with product MDAVDRLLLAELQADARLSYNELSRRVNLSPPAVAERVRRLEADGVITGYHAHLAPEKAGAAVMALVTVECYGVRCLLRDPEVARWPEVFQLHRVTGGACCVLLVGVPDMPAFARLTDRLGGYGQPTSSMILASPVPWRPLTP from the coding sequence GTGGACGCGGTGGACCGCCTGCTGCTGGCCGAACTGCAGGCCGACGCGCGGCTGTCGTACAACGAGCTGTCGCGCCGGGTGAACCTGTCCCCGCCGGCCGTGGCGGAGCGGGTGCGCCGGCTGGAGGCGGACGGCGTGATCACCGGCTACCACGCGCACCTGGCGCCGGAGAAGGCCGGGGCGGCGGTGATGGCGCTGGTCACGGTGGAGTGCTACGGGGTGCGCTGCCTGCTGCGCGACCCGGAGGTGGCCCGCTGGCCGGAGGTGTTCCAGCTGCACCGGGTCACCGGCGGGGCGTGCTGCGTGCTGCTGGTCGGGGTGCCGGACATGCCCGCGTTCGCCCGGCTGACCGACCGCCTCGGCGGCTACGGGCAGCCGACCAGCTCGATGATCCTGGCCAGCCCGGTGCCGTGGCGGCCGCTCACCCCCTGA
- a CDS encoding tryptophan 2,3-dioxygenase: MTGQMHRPHLSFGPDQDPGASTPYARYVRLAELHALQQPRSAEPAEYSFIVATQVMELLFDLLHRDWDAARTALRADDLDAALAALRRGQHTQDVLVGSWDLLATMTPAEFGAFRPVLGEASGFQSSAFLLLEFLLGNRSEGLLEMYRDSPAEYDALFTALRTPSLYAEALAVLARRGLEIPARPVTARHRPDPAVEAAWRAVYTDPALADLVRLGEALLDTAERVTRWRQRHYCAVKRTMGGKPGTGGSSGLSWLKQSADQDVFPELWTVRNDL; the protein is encoded by the coding sequence ATGACCGGCCAGATGCACCGCCCCCACCTGAGCTTCGGCCCCGACCAGGACCCCGGCGCGTCCACCCCCTACGCCCGGTACGTGCGCCTGGCCGAGCTGCACGCGCTGCAGCAGCCGCGCAGCGCGGAGCCCGCCGAGTACTCGTTCATCGTCGCCACCCAGGTGATGGAGCTGCTGTTCGACCTGCTGCACCGGGACTGGGACGCCGCCCGCACCGCGCTGCGCGCCGACGACCTGGACGCCGCGCTGGCCGCGCTGCGCCGCGGGCAGCACACCCAGGACGTGCTGGTCGGCTCCTGGGACCTGCTGGCCACCATGACGCCCGCCGAGTTCGGCGCCTTCCGCCCGGTCCTCGGCGAGGCCTCCGGCTTCCAGTCCTCGGCCTTCCTGCTGCTGGAGTTCCTGCTCGGCAACCGCAGCGAGGGCCTGCTGGAGATGTACCGGGACTCCCCCGCCGAGTACGACGCGCTGTTCACGGCGCTGCGCACCCCCAGCCTGTACGCCGAGGCGCTGGCCGTGCTGGCCCGGCGCGGCCTGGAGATACCCGCGCGGCCGGTCACCGCCCGGCACCGCCCCGACCCGGCCGTCGAGGCCGCCTGGCGCGCCGTCTACACCGACCCGGCGCTGGCCGACCTGGTCCGGCTCGGCGAGGCCCTGCTGGACACCGCCGAGCGGGTCACCCGCTGGCGCCAGCGCCACTACTGCGCCGTCAAGCGCACCATGGGCGGCAAGCCCGGCACCGGCGGCTCCAGCGGCCTGAGCTGGCTCAAGCAGTCCGCCGACCAGGACGTCTTCCCCGAACTGTGGACCGTCCGCAACGACCTCTGA
- the kynU gene encoding kynureninase, which yields MTPTREQCAARDAADPLHALRDEFDLPAGVLYLDGNSLGALPRRTPGHLAEVVAGEWGSGLIRSWNDAGWFHQPGRLGDRLGAHLLGAAPGQVVVCDSTSVNLFKVLGAALRLRPGRPALLAERHAFPTDLYVADGLTALYPGTRAVLLDSAARLDAALDSGAAAVLLSHVDYRTGELLDMAAVTGRIHAAGALAVWDLCHTAGALPIELDASGADFAVGCGYKYLNGGPGAPAFLYAAARHLADARQPLTGWFGHARQFDFEPGYRPAEGVTRFLTGTPPILGLAALEAALEVWELADPVAVRAKSLELSDLFLELTADLDVEAVTPREHARRGSQVALRHPDGYAVVQALIARGVIGDFRAPDLMRFGFTPLYLSRADVHDAAAALRKVLASGEWRAERFARRGEVT from the coding sequence GTGACCCCCACCCGCGAGCAGTGCGCGGCCCGCGACGCCGCCGACCCGCTGCACGCCCTGCGCGACGAGTTCGACCTGCCCGCCGGGGTGCTCTACCTCGACGGCAACTCGCTGGGCGCGCTGCCCCGCCGCACCCCCGGCCACCTGGCGGAGGTGGTGGCGGGCGAGTGGGGCTCCGGGCTGATCAGGTCCTGGAACGACGCCGGCTGGTTCCACCAGCCCGGGCGGCTCGGCGACCGGCTCGGCGCGCACCTGCTGGGCGCCGCGCCCGGGCAGGTGGTGGTCTGCGACTCCACCTCGGTCAACCTGTTCAAGGTGCTCGGCGCGGCCCTGCGGCTGCGCCCCGGCCGTCCGGCGCTGCTCGCCGAGCGGCACGCCTTCCCCACCGACCTGTACGTCGCCGACGGGCTGACCGCCCTGTACCCCGGCACCCGCGCGGTCCTGCTGGACTCCGCCGCCCGGCTGGACGCCGCCCTGGACTCCGGGGCCGCCGCGGTGCTGCTCTCGCACGTCGACTACCGCACCGGCGAGCTGCTCGACATGGCGGCCGTCACCGGGCGGATCCACGCCGCCGGGGCGCTGGCCGTCTGGGACCTGTGCCACACCGCGGGCGCGCTGCCGATCGAACTGGACGCGTCCGGCGCCGACTTCGCGGTCGGCTGCGGCTACAAGTACCTCAACGGCGGCCCGGGCGCGCCCGCCTTCCTGTACGCCGCGGCCCGGCACCTGGCGGACGCCCGGCAGCCGCTGACCGGCTGGTTCGGGCACGCCCGGCAGTTCGACTTCGAGCCCGGCTACCGGCCCGCCGAGGGCGTCACCCGCTTCCTCACCGGCACCCCGCCGATCCTCGGCCTGGCCGCGCTGGAGGCCGCGCTGGAGGTCTGGGAGCTGGCCGACCCGGTCGCCGTCCGCGCCAAGAGCCTCGAACTGTCCGACCTGTTCCTGGAGTTGACCGCCGACCTGGACGTCGAAGCGGTCACCCCGCGGGAGCACGCCCGGCGCGGCAGCCAGGTCGCGCTGCGGCACCCGGACGGCTACGCGGTCGTCCAGGCGCTGATCGCCCGCGGCGTGATCGGCGACTTCCGCGCCCCCGACCTGATGCGCTTCGGCTTCACCCCGCTCTACCTCTCCCGCGCCGACGTGCACGACGCGGCGGCGGCCCTGCGCAAGGTGCTGGCGAGCGGCGAGTGGCGCGCCGAGCGCTTCGCCCGCCGCGGCGAGGTCACCTGA
- a CDS encoding choice-of-anchor A family protein yields MRHGVRGKNPLLRLAAVAALAAPLLTLAASGEAAQLAPPLGPCSGPDCGTNTWGPPNNGDFGTDATINIYVGGNYGVGGRAAEAEGKIVTVGSLTIAKNGGGSFNMGVVGVGSRVVPPSGTDHVTTGGSVTVAPGNTLFLGGSDSKGTVWGNLVHGGALTGQTSITPQGQAILDPAAIDEFRGLTAVIEDHSKCMAAQTATGTVVKDGNTYTFTGDGTSSRQVFNVDTNIGSDAAAADLVFAGIPQGATVIVNMVGPDPVLIRTNTGSGLDGDPMVALRPRLMWNFPESTDATITGGAQFQGSVMSGNPAGTVTLSNPGTNGRVYLAGNLLQNSYMGSATGTEIHAYPFDGDLPECGESPSPSPSPSPSPSPSDSGSPSPSPSPSPSESTSPAPSPSESTPEPTGSRSPHPHPLPDTGGGDLVAPAAGGAAVLLGLGGVVVALARRARAATAEPAAGTGRPGPVGPGRPARALR; encoded by the coding sequence GTGCGACACGGCGTCCGTGGCAAGAACCCGCTGCTCCGCCTCGCCGCGGTGGCGGCACTCGCCGCCCCGCTGCTCACACTGGCCGCGTCCGGCGAGGCCGCCCAGCTGGCCCCGCCGCTGGGCCCCTGCTCGGGCCCGGACTGCGGCACCAACACCTGGGGCCCGCCGAACAACGGCGACTTCGGCACCGACGCGACGATCAACATCTACGTCGGCGGCAACTACGGCGTGGGGGGCCGCGCCGCCGAGGCCGAGGGCAAGATCGTCACGGTCGGCAGCCTGACCATCGCCAAGAACGGCGGCGGGAGCTTCAACATGGGCGTGGTGGGTGTCGGGTCGCGGGTGGTCCCGCCGAGCGGGACCGACCACGTCACCACCGGCGGCTCGGTGACCGTCGCGCCGGGCAACACGCTGTTCCTGGGCGGCTCGGACTCCAAGGGGACGGTCTGGGGCAACCTCGTCCACGGCGGGGCGCTCACCGGCCAGACCAGCATCACCCCGCAGGGCCAGGCGATCCTCGACCCCGCGGCGATCGACGAGTTCAGGGGCCTGACCGCGGTCATCGAGGACCACTCGAAGTGCATGGCCGCGCAGACCGCGACCGGCACGGTGGTGAAGGATGGCAACACCTACACCTTCACCGGTGACGGCACCAGCTCCCGCCAGGTGTTCAACGTCGACACGAACATCGGCAGCGACGCCGCCGCCGCGGACCTCGTGTTCGCCGGCATCCCGCAGGGCGCCACGGTCATCGTCAACATGGTCGGCCCGGACCCGGTGCTGATCAGGACCAACACCGGCAGCGGCCTGGACGGGGACCCGATGGTCGCGCTGCGCCCCCGCCTGATGTGGAACTTCCCGGAGTCCACCGACGCGACGATCACCGGCGGCGCCCAGTTCCAGGGGTCCGTCATGTCCGGCAACCCGGCGGGCACGGTCACGCTCTCCAACCCGGGCACCAACGGCCGGGTGTACCTGGCCGGGAACCTGCTGCAGAACTCGTACATGGGCTCCGCGACCGGCACCGAGATCCACGCCTACCCGTTCGACGGCGACCTGCCGGAGTGCGGCGAGAGCCCCTCGCCCTCGCCGAGCCCTTCGCCGAGCCCCTCCCCGTCGGACAGCGGGAGCCCGAGTCCAAGCCCCAGCCCGTCGCCGAGCGAGAGCACCAGCCCCGCGCCGTCGCCGAGCGAGAGCACGCCCGAGCCGACCGGCTCCCGCTCGCCGCACCCGCACCCGCTGCCGGACACCGGCGGCGGTGACCTGGTCGCCCCGGCGGCCGGGGGCGCCGCGGTGCTGCTGGGCCTGGGCGGCGTCGTGGTCGCGCTGGCCCGCCGGGCCCGGGCCGCCACAGCTGAGCCCGCCGCGGGAACGGGACGGCCGGGGCCGGTGGGCCCCGGCCGTCCCGCGCGTGCGCTCAGGTGA
- a CDS encoding 4'-phosphopantetheinyl transferase superfamily protein, with protein sequence MPNPPFAMLATTAEVLAQPDADERLLTGFERDRLERFRRPADRDDYLAAHLLVRYCAAAHLGTDPAAIAFGQQCPGCGSTVHGRPHLTDRPGTHLSLSHTNGVIAAAAAPVPVGVDVEHLGARSNDPATLQHVLTPAEAALVHGHPDPTAAFLRLWVRKEALIKLGRTSLDALASLDLSHLPLDPPPSHRDGDLHYLELTTPTAVFAAAATLPVELLPLPGQ encoded by the coding sequence GTGCCGAACCCGCCGTTCGCCATGCTCGCCACCACCGCCGAGGTGCTCGCCCAACCGGACGCCGACGAGCGGCTGCTCACCGGCTTCGAACGCGACCGGCTGGAGCGCTTCCGGCGGCCCGCCGACCGCGACGACTACCTGGCCGCCCACCTCCTGGTGCGGTACTGCGCCGCCGCGCACCTGGGCACCGACCCCGCCGCCATCGCCTTCGGCCAGCAGTGCCCCGGCTGCGGCAGCACCGTGCACGGCCGCCCCCACCTCACCGACCGGCCCGGCACCCACCTCAGCCTTTCGCACACCAACGGCGTGATCGCCGCCGCGGCCGCCCCCGTCCCGGTCGGCGTCGACGTCGAGCACCTCGGCGCGCGCAGCAACGACCCGGCCACCCTCCAGCACGTCCTCACCCCCGCCGAGGCCGCGCTGGTCCACGGCCACCCCGACCCCACCGCGGCCTTCCTGCGCCTGTGGGTCCGCAAGGAGGCGCTCATCAAGCTCGGCCGCACCAGCCTCGACGCCCTCGCCTCGCTCGACCTCTCCCACCTCCCGCTCGACCCGCCGCCCAGCCACCGCGACGGCGACCTGCACTACCTGGAGCTCACCACCCCCACCGCCGTCTTCGCCGCCGCAGCCACCCTCCCGGTCGAACTCCTCCCGCTCCCCGGGCAGTAG
- a CDS encoding DUF2277 domain-containing protein — protein sequence MCRSIKTLRPPMTPDASPEDVHAAALQYVRKISGFRAPAAHNREAFDAAVAAVAAATAQLLASIEVRGVTPRSSTPAG from the coding sequence ATGTGCCGAAGCATCAAGACGCTCCGCCCGCCGATGACGCCCGACGCCAGCCCGGAGGACGTGCACGCCGCGGCGCTCCAGTACGTCCGCAAGATCTCCGGCTTCCGGGCGCCCGCCGCGCACAACCGCGAGGCGTTCGACGCGGCGGTGGCCGCCGTCGCGGCCGCCACCGCCCAACTGCTCGCCTCGATCGAGGTCCGCGGGGTCACGCCCCGTTCGTCGACCCCGGCCGGATGA
- a CDS encoding Tat pathway signal sequence domain protein — protein sequence MSRTTSVRRAARLALAPALAVGLLALPGAVAFADTASPTPVPSAAASVSATPAPAPAPSSARVESVSGTGAVPRGGAQTGEGAVDGGSTTGLVLGGGLAAAGAAGIGLLVVRRRAAGRA from the coding sequence ATGTCACGTACCACTTCCGTCCGCCGGGCCGCGCGGCTCGCGCTGGCCCCGGCCCTCGCCGTCGGCCTGCTCGCGCTGCCCGGCGCCGTCGCGTTCGCCGACACCGCGAGCCCGACCCCCGTGCCCTCGGCCGCGGCCTCGGTCTCGGCCACTCCGGCGCCCGCCCCCGCACCCTCCTCCGCGCGGGTGGAGTCGGTCTCCGGGACGGGCGCCGTGCCCAGGGGCGGTGCGCAGACCGGCGAGGGCGCGGTCGACGGCGGTTCGACGACCGGGCTCGTGCTCGGTGGCGGGCTGGCGGCGGCCGGTGCGGCCGGGATCGGCCTGCTCGTCGTCCGGCGCCGTGCCGCCGGCCGGGCCTAG
- a CDS encoding class F sortase encodes MAVGMLLAGGVTVAASRGSDPAPVRIAAAPAAVPSPGAPAPEAPPSAAARAPFSPPVRLVVPRIGVDAPVQGVGLNPDGTVEVPPLDRPGQVGWYRAGDGPAVLLGHYDTRKGPAVFHGVPGLRPGDRIEVRQQDGDTVSYRVRELRQFAKDAFPTELVYGPTATPQLRLVTCGGTLGRDGHYSDNIVVLADRLPPGR; translated from the coding sequence GTGGCGGTCGGGATGCTGCTCGCGGGCGGGGTGACGGTGGCGGCCTCCCGCGGGTCCGACCCCGCGCCGGTGCGGATCGCCGCGGCGCCCGCCGCCGTCCCGTCCCCCGGAGCCCCGGCACCGGAAGCACCGCCGTCCGCAGCCGCCCGGGCGCCGTTCTCGCCGCCGGTCCGGCTGGTGGTGCCGCGGATCGGGGTGGACGCCCCGGTCCAGGGGGTCGGCCTCAACCCGGACGGCACCGTGGAGGTGCCGCCGCTCGACCGGCCGGGGCAGGTCGGCTGGTACCGCGCCGGGGACGGTCCGGCGGTGCTGCTCGGGCACTACGACACCCGCAAGGGCCCGGCGGTGTTCCACGGGGTGCCGGGGCTGCGTCCGGGCGACCGGATCGAGGTCCGGCAGCAGGACGGCGACACGGTCTCCTACCGGGTGCGCGAGCTGCGCCAGTTCGCCAAGGACGCGTTCCCCACCGAGCTGGTGTACGGCCCCACCGCGACCCCGCAGCTGCGGCTGGTCACCTGCGGCGGCACGCTCGGCCGGGACGGCCACTACTCCGACAACATCGTCGTCCTCGCCGACCGGCTGCCCCCGGGCCGCTGA
- the cseB gene encoding two-component system response regulator CseB — protein sequence MTAPVPATPRILLVEDDEVIRETTQLALERYGFPVDTAGDGLEGLERFRADPPDLLLLDVMLPLLDGVGLCRRIREESRLPILMMSARTEPIDVISGLEAGADDYVVKPFETAVLVARIRTVLRRTGFGPAATAAGPVGAPGPASAVRVIDDLAVDTDAMEVRVAGRPVPLTPTELRLLLEFTASPGVVLERQTLLERVWDYSWGADSRVVDVHVQRLRAKIGAARIETVRGFGYKLRRTP from the coding sequence ATGACCGCTCCCGTGCCCGCCACCCCGCGCATCCTGCTGGTCGAGGACGACGAGGTGATCCGCGAGACCACCCAACTCGCCCTGGAGCGCTACGGCTTCCCCGTGGACACGGCGGGCGACGGCCTGGAGGGCCTGGAGCGGTTCCGCGCCGACCCGCCGGACCTGCTGCTGCTCGACGTGATGCTGCCGCTGCTCGACGGGGTCGGCCTGTGCCGGCGCATCCGCGAGGAGAGCCGGCTGCCGATCCTGATGATGTCGGCCCGCACCGAGCCGATCGACGTGATCTCCGGCCTGGAGGCGGGCGCCGACGACTACGTGGTCAAGCCGTTCGAGACCGCGGTGCTGGTCGCCCGGATCCGCACCGTGCTGCGGCGCACCGGGTTCGGCCCGGCCGCCACCGCCGCGGGCCCGGTCGGCGCCCCCGGCCCGGCGTCCGCGGTCCGGGTGATCGACGACCTGGCGGTGGACACCGACGCGATGGAGGTCCGGGTGGCCGGCCGGCCGGTGCCGCTGACCCCGACCGAGCTGCGGCTGCTGCTGGAGTTCACCGCCTCGCCGGGCGTGGTGCTGGAGCGCCAGACCCTGCTGGAGCGGGTCTGGGACTACTCCTGGGGCGCCGACAGCCGGGTGGTCGACGTGCACGTCCAGCGGCTGCGGGCGAAGATCGGCGCCGCCCGGATCGAGACCGTCCGGGGCTTCGGCTACAAGCTGCGGCGGACGCCGTGA
- a CDS encoding HAMP domain-containing sensor histidine kinase — MTLRRQIAAVIALVSCLVALAVGVLVHQASVRQHTDQARASALAALDSVLTGYDATGELVAGWHAAADDPALPPDLRRLAERGRQGSVLGPGPHGPAMWAAAGADGRVLSVRMDYAGDARAIADLDRAVAIGAALSVLVTVLAGVLAADRISSRLRTAARTARTIARGDLDARIGPLGRARDEVAELAAAVDSMSAALRSRLAGEQRFTADVAHELRTPLTGLLTASELLPPGRPTELVRDRVRALRDLTEDLLEVSRLDSGTDATDLADLPLGPLLARIAAHTGAEVELRIATDAVVSTDPRRFDRVVANLLANAHRHGRPPVLVTAEGTTVTVRDHGPGYPEEILHEGPRRFRTGARERGGGHGLGLTIAQGHARAIGAELRLADHPDGGALARLVLPGPRETPEPREDPGPREDPGSRETPGPPSSPGS; from the coding sequence GTGACGCTGCGCCGGCAGATCGCCGCGGTGATCGCCCTGGTCTCCTGCCTGGTCGCGCTCGCGGTCGGGGTGCTGGTCCACCAGGCCTCGGTGCGCCAGCACACCGACCAGGCCCGGGCGTCCGCGCTGGCCGCCCTCGACTCGGTGCTGACCGGGTACGACGCGACCGGGGAGCTCGTCGCGGGCTGGCACGCCGCCGCCGACGACCCGGCGCTGCCGCCGGACCTGCGCCGGCTGGCCGAGCGCGGCCGGCAGGGCTCGGTGCTCGGCCCCGGCCCGCACGGCCCGGCGATGTGGGCCGCCGCCGGCGCCGACGGGCGGGTGCTGTCGGTGCGGATGGACTACGCCGGGGACGCCCGGGCGATCGCCGACCTGGACCGCGCGGTGGCGATCGGCGCCGCCCTGTCGGTGCTGGTCACCGTGCTCGCCGGGGTGCTGGCCGCCGACCGGATCAGCAGCCGGCTGCGCACCGCCGCCCGCACCGCCCGGACCATCGCCCGGGGCGACCTGGACGCCCGGATCGGGCCGCTCGGCCGGGCCCGCGACGAGGTGGCCGAACTGGCCGCCGCGGTCGACTCGATGTCCGCCGCCCTGCGCAGCCGGCTGGCCGGCGAGCAGCGCTTCACCGCGGACGTGGCGCACGAGCTGCGCACGCCGCTGACCGGCCTGCTGACCGCGTCCGAGCTGCTGCCGCCCGGTCGGCCCACCGAGCTGGTCCGCGACCGGGTGCGCGCCCTGCGCGACCTGACCGAGGACCTGCTGGAGGTGTCCCGGCTGGACTCCGGGACGGACGCCACGGACCTCGCCGACCTGCCGCTCGGGCCGCTGCTGGCCCGGATCGCGGCGCACACCGGCGCCGAGGTCGAGCTGCGGATCGCCACCGACGCGGTGGTCAGCACGGACCCGCGCCGCTTCGACCGGGTGGTCGCCAACCTGCTCGCCAACGCGCACCGGCACGGCCGTCCGCCGGTCCTGGTGACGGCCGAGGGCACCACCGTGACCGTGCGCGACCACGGCCCGGGCTACCCCGAGGAGATCCTGCACGAGGGGCCGCGCCGCTTCCGCACCGGCGCCCGGGAGCGCGGCGGCGGCCACGGCCTGGGCCTGACCATCGCGCAGGGCCACGCCCGGGCGATCGGGGCCGAACTGCGCCTGGCCGACCATCCCGACGGCGGCGCCCTCGCCCGGCTCGTCCTCCCCGGGCCGCGGGAGACCCCCGAACCTCGGGAGGACCCCGGGCCGCGGGAGGACCCCGGGTCGCGGGAGACCCCGGGGCCGCCGTCGTCCCCGGGGTCCTGA
- a CDS encoding serine protease, giving the protein MKKPLTGALCALTLAGATALATAAPASAAAAPAAPAVTVNFAGTVALSNCSGSLVRMPNSADSDPGLILTNGHCLESGMPAAGQVITNQASTRSFTLLSSTGSSLGTVRANRVLYSTMTDTDVTLYRLSSSYATIKSRYGISPLTMSTTHPVAGSAIKVVSGYWKKIYSCSVDGFAYRLKEGGWTFKDSVRYTSGCDIIGGTSGSPVVDVNSGQVVAVNNTINESGERCTLDNPCEVDQNGTVTIHPGIGYAQETYTIPNCFGPGNVLDLTRSGCVLPRP; this is encoded by the coding sequence ATGAAGAAGCCGCTCACCGGTGCGCTCTGCGCGCTGACCCTCGCCGGGGCCACCGCCCTGGCCACGGCCGCCCCCGCGTCCGCCGCCGCCGCGCCCGCCGCGCCCGCCGTCACCGTGAACTTCGCCGGGACGGTCGCGCTCAGCAACTGCTCCGGCTCGCTGGTGCGGATGCCCAACTCGGCGGACAGCGACCCCGGACTGATCCTCACCAACGGCCACTGCCTGGAGAGCGGCATGCCCGCCGCCGGGCAGGTGATCACCAACCAGGCCTCCACCCGCAGCTTCACCCTGCTCAGCTCCACCGGCAGCAGCCTCGGCACGGTGCGCGCCAACCGGGTCCTCTACTCGACGATGACCGACACCGACGTCACCCTCTACCGGCTGAGCAGCAGCTACGCGACGATCAAGAGCCGCTACGGGATATCCCCGCTGACCATGTCCACCACCCACCCGGTGGCCGGCAGCGCGATCAAGGTGGTCTCCGGCTACTGGAAGAAGATCTACTCCTGCAGCGTCGACGGCTTCGCCTACCGGCTCAAGGAGGGCGGCTGGACCTTCAAGGACTCGGTCCGCTACACCTCCGGCTGCGACATCATCGGCGGCACCTCCGGCTCCCCGGTGGTCGACGTCAACAGCGGCCAGGTCGTCGCCGTGAACAACACGATCAACGAGAGCGGCGAGCGCTGCACCCTGGACAACCCCTGCGAGGTCGACCAGAACGGCACCGTGACCATCCACCCCGGCATCGGCTACGCGCAGGAGACCTACACCATCCCGAACTGCTTCGGGCCGGGCAACGTGCTCGACCTGACCAGGTCGGGCTGCGTCCTGCCCCGCCCGTAG